One window from the genome of Rariglobus hedericola encodes:
- a CDS encoding class I SAM-dependent methyltransferase gives MQRRLEPELLDSLPPGDPDAIHSRRDLRVINRAMGNAAWFERTLASNIRSDDRVIELGSGTGELSSRLRTVAPRVDGIDRVPAPPSWPATSLWHQADIQAFTSWNDYSVIIGNLILHHFDDASLHALGNAISPHARLLLFSEPTRKRFNQYMWRILAPLGGANHVTRHDGYVSIAAGFRGDELPRALGLDPAAWRWKISHTWLGAYRLIAERRP, from the coding sequence GTGCAACGCCGCCTCGAACCCGAGCTCCTCGATTCGCTTCCGCCCGGCGATCCCGATGCGATTCACAGTCGCCGCGACTTGCGCGTCATCAATCGCGCGATGGGAAACGCCGCTTGGTTTGAGCGCACACTCGCCAGCAACATCCGCTCCGATGATCGCGTGATCGAACTCGGCAGCGGCACCGGCGAACTCTCCTCACGTCTCCGCACCGTCGCTCCACGTGTCGATGGCATTGATCGCGTTCCCGCGCCGCCGTCTTGGCCCGCCACGTCGCTCTGGCATCAGGCCGACATTCAGGCGTTCACCAGCTGGAACGATTACTCGGTGATCATCGGTAATCTCATCCTTCATCACTTTGACGACGCCTCCCTTCACGCCTTGGGCAACGCCATCAGTCCGCACGCTCGCCTGCTCTTGTTCAGTGAGCCCACGCGCAAGCGGTTCAACCAATACATGTGGAGAATCCTCGCGCCCCTGGGTGGAGCCAACCATGTCACCCGCCACGACGGCTACGTGAGCATCGCCGCCGGTTTTCGCGGCGACGAACTTCCGCGTGCCCTCGGTCTCGATCCGGCCGCGTGGCGTTGGAAAATTTCCCACACGTGGCTCGGTGCCTATCGGCTGATCGCCGAACGCCGCCCGTGA